The Polyangiaceae bacterium genome includes a region encoding these proteins:
- a CDS encoding 3' terminal RNA ribose 2'-O-methyltransferase Hen1, which translates to MLLTISTSHVPATDLGFLLAKHPDKCQSFELSFGTAHVFYPQSSRERCAVSLLVDVDPVALVRGRSADAAGSLQQYVNDRPYVASSFLSVAIAQVFGSALHGKSRERPELATQSIELEARLSVVPCRGGEALLRALFEPLGYAVVAERIELDSEFPEWGPSPYFDVTLSGSARLSELLSQLYVLLPVLDDSKHYYVSEDEIEKLVAKGEGWLGGHPRREQIAKRYLKHKHVYARQALAQLLVDEQCDPEAADEDKSREETELEKKLSLNERRLRAVVEVLTAEGAESVVDLGCGEGKLLRALVGDKRFSRIVGVDASLRALEVAERRLRLDELPPKKRARTQLLHGALTYRDARLAGFDAACLVEVIEHVDLPRLAALERAVFEFARPRLVVVTTPNVEYNVRFEGLSPGRLRHQDHRFEWTRAEFREWARRVAEQNGYRVRFSDVGDVDEAVGAPTQLGVFSR; encoded by the coding sequence ATGCTCCTCACCATTTCCACGTCCCACGTTCCGGCGACCGACCTGGGCTTCCTGCTCGCGAAGCACCCGGACAAGTGTCAGTCCTTCGAGCTGAGCTTCGGCACGGCCCACGTGTTCTACCCCCAAAGCTCGCGGGAGCGCTGCGCGGTGTCGCTGCTGGTCGACGTCGACCCGGTGGCGCTGGTGCGCGGCAGGAGCGCCGACGCGGCCGGGTCGCTCCAGCAGTACGTGAACGACCGCCCCTATGTCGCCTCGTCGTTCCTGAGCGTGGCCATCGCGCAGGTGTTTGGCAGCGCTCTGCACGGCAAGAGCCGGGAGCGCCCGGAGCTGGCAACCCAGTCGATCGAGCTGGAAGCGCGCCTCTCGGTGGTGCCCTGCCGCGGCGGTGAGGCGCTGCTGCGCGCTCTGTTCGAGCCCCTGGGCTACGCCGTGGTGGCGGAGCGCATCGAGCTCGATTCGGAGTTCCCCGAGTGGGGGCCGAGCCCGTACTTCGACGTGACGCTCTCGGGCAGCGCGCGGCTCTCGGAGCTCCTGTCCCAACTGTACGTGCTGCTGCCGGTGCTGGACGACTCCAAGCACTACTACGTTTCGGAAGACGAGATTGAAAAGCTCGTTGCCAAGGGCGAGGGCTGGCTTGGAGGTCACCCGCGGCGCGAGCAGATCGCGAAGCGCTATCTGAAGCACAAGCACGTCTACGCGCGCCAAGCGTTGGCGCAGCTGTTGGTCGACGAGCAGTGTGACCCCGAGGCGGCGGACGAGGACAAGTCGCGGGAAGAGACGGAGCTCGAGAAGAAGCTGAGCCTGAACGAGCGGCGTCTCCGCGCCGTGGTGGAGGTGCTCACGGCCGAGGGCGCCGAGTCCGTGGTCGATCTCGGCTGCGGCGAGGGCAAGCTCTTGCGAGCGCTCGTGGGGGACAAGCGCTTCTCGCGTATCGTAGGGGTCGACGCCTCCCTCCGCGCGCTGGAAGTGGCCGAGCGGAGGCTCCGCCTCGACGAGCTGCCGCCCAAGAAGCGCGCGCGCACCCAGCTGTTGCACGGCGCGCTCACCTACCGCGACGCCCGGCTCGCGGGCTTCGATGCCGCATGTTTGGTGGAGGTCATCGAGCACGTGGACCTTCCGCGCCTCGCTGCGCTGGAGCGCGCGGTGTTCGAGTTTGCGCGGCCGCGTCTCGTGGTCGTGACGACGCCCAACGTGGAGTACAACGTTCGCTTCGAGGGCCTCTCGCCCGGGCGGCTCCGGCACCAGGACCACCGTTTCGAGTGGACGCGGGCGGAGTTTCGCGAGTGGGCGCGCCGCGTGGCCGAGCAGAATGGCTACCGCGTGCGCTTCTCGGACGTGGGGGACGTGGACGAAGCCGTCGGTGCTCCGACGCAGCTGGGAGTGTTCTCCAGATGA
- a CDS encoding SDR family oxidoreductase — MSALAGRVALVTGSSRGIGAAIAKRFGDAGARVALHGRDADALARTQAEIPGARAFTADVTHADELERMRAAIESELGPVEVLVVNAGGSFEPPCGIEDATEAGWHAAVSGNLTSAFLTLKTFLPGMQQRGRGAVITISSASARRPHVKNPLGYAAAKAGLEQLTQDLALRAGPHGVRVNCIAPETILTARNRERIPENVRASLADAHPLARLGTPEDVADAALFLASDQSAWITGAIIDLSGGAVIRR, encoded by the coding sequence ATGAGCGCGCTGGCAGGTCGCGTCGCCTTGGTCACGGGAAGCTCGCGGGGCATCGGCGCAGCGATCGCCAAGCGGTTTGGCGATGCTGGGGCTCGCGTCGCGCTGCATGGCAGAGACGCAGACGCACTGGCACGCACGCAGGCGGAGATCCCGGGCGCTCGCGCCTTCACCGCGGACGTGACCCACGCCGACGAGCTCGAGCGCATGCGCGCCGCCATCGAGTCGGAGCTCGGCCCGGTGGAGGTGTTGGTGGTGAACGCGGGCGGCTCCTTCGAGCCCCCCTGCGGCATCGAAGATGCCACGGAGGCGGGGTGGCACGCGGCGGTGAGCGGCAATCTCACCTCGGCCTTCCTCACGTTGAAGACGTTCCTGCCCGGAATGCAGCAGCGTGGCCGCGGCGCCGTGATCACGATCTCATCCGCCTCGGCGCGCCGACCCCACGTGAAAAACCCACTGGGATACGCCGCAGCCAAGGCTGGGCTCGAACAACTGACACAAGATCTCGCGCTGCGTGCAGGGCCCCACGGTGTGCGCGTGAACTGCATTGCGCCGGAAACCATCCTCACCGCGCGGAACCGTGAGCGTATCCCGGAGAACGTGCGGGCTTCGCTGGCGGACGCCCATCCCTTGGCCCGCCTGGGAACCCCCGAAGACGTCGCCGATGCCGCGCTGTTTCTCGCCAGCGACCAGAGCGCATGGATCACAGGCGCCATCATCGACCTCTCTGGCGGGGCAGTGATCCGGCGCTGA
- a CDS encoding AAA family ATPase: MECILLMGVQASGKSTFFKQRFADTHVRVNLDMLKTRHRELLLLQACIDGKTRFVVDNTNATRDARSRYISRATAAGFAVRGYYFQSQVAACLARNQAREAAVPASAIRGTRRRLELPSPEEGFRQLFYVRAADGAFLVEEWCDEVR, from the coding sequence ATGGAGTGCATCCTGTTGATGGGCGTTCAAGCTTCGGGGAAGTCCACTTTCTTCAAGCAGCGATTCGCCGACACCCACGTGCGAGTGAACCTCGACATGCTGAAGACGCGTCATCGAGAGTTGCTGCTGCTGCAGGCGTGCATCGACGGCAAGACGCGGTTCGTGGTGGACAACACCAACGCCACGCGTGACGCTCGCTCTCGATACATCTCGAGGGCAACGGCGGCGGGTTTCGCGGTGCGCGGCTACTACTTCCAGTCGCAGGTGGCGGCGTGCCTGGCGCGGAACCAAGCGCGTGAAGCGGCGGTTCCAGCCTCCGCAATCCGGGGCACCCGCCGGCGCCTCGAGCTGCCGTCGCCGGAAGAAGGGTTCCGGCAGTTGTTCTACGTCCGCGCGGCGGATGGCGCTTTCTTGGTGGAGGAGTGGTGCGATGAAGTTCGATGA
- a CDS encoding guanylyltransferase, with amino-acid sequence MKFDEIDAKLRVFETSHDHCVLPGVFMVARLDGRGFTRLTKEVLDLERPFDVRFRDAMLATVEHLMSCGFRVVYGYSESDEISLLFHLDENAFGRKLRKLHSVLAGEASAKLSLTLGRLAAMDCRISQLPTEKLVVDYFRWRQADAHRNALSAHCYWALRREGLSAAQATSRLRSLTVADKNELLLQRGVRFDALPAWQKRGVGAYFERVTRAGVNPKTGETTTARRRVLAIDAELPFGADYDAFVEGRVRDARAEDEPGT; translated from the coding sequence ATGAAGTTCGATGAGATCGATGCCAAGCTGCGGGTGTTCGAGACCTCCCACGACCACTGCGTGCTGCCGGGAGTGTTCATGGTGGCGCGCCTCGATGGTCGCGGTTTCACGCGCCTGACGAAGGAAGTCCTCGATCTCGAGCGCCCCTTCGACGTCCGCTTTCGCGACGCCATGCTCGCGACGGTGGAGCACTTGATGTCGTGCGGTTTCCGCGTGGTCTACGGCTACAGCGAGAGTGACGAGATCTCCCTTCTCTTCCACCTCGACGAGAACGCGTTCGGTCGCAAGCTCCGTAAGCTCCACTCCGTGCTGGCGGGGGAGGCCAGCGCCAAGCTGAGCCTCACCCTCGGGCGGCTGGCTGCCATGGATTGTCGCATCTCCCAGCTGCCCACGGAGAAGTTGGTCGTGGACTATTTTCGTTGGCGCCAGGCGGACGCGCACCGCAACGCCCTCAGTGCGCACTGCTACTGGGCGCTTCGAAGGGAAGGGCTCTCCGCCGCGCAAGCGACGAGCCGGCTCAGGAGCCTGACCGTCGCGGACAAGAACGAGCTGCTCCTCCAGCGGGGCGTTCGCTTCGACGCGCTGCCCGCGTGGCAGAAGCGGGGCGTGGGCGCGTACTTCGAGCGGGTGACACGCGCCGGAGTGAATCCCAAGACCGGGGAGACCACGACGGCGCGCCGCCGCGTGCTCGCGATCGATGCCGAGCTGCCCTTTGGTGCAGACTACGACGCGTTCGTGGAGGGACGGGTGCGCGACGCTCGCGCCGAGGACGAACCTGGGACGTGA
- a CDS encoding TetR/AcrR family transcriptional regulator, protein MAEPRKKTKRPYRSEKRDAAREATRAAIVSAAGQLLRDEGWQSFSLDAVARAAGVTRLTVYNQFGGRRPLLEAVFDAQALRGGLTDLVAAMQMSDPRAALVRVVRTFCRFWSGAGPMHGVMAAAMADSELAQAIAQRNERRRQLLERLVERMPDVPKKRTPVLVDTLFALTSFAFYQELATSRLGAEKACGTVVDLVVATLERATG, encoded by the coding sequence ATGGCTGAGCCCAGAAAAAAGACGAAACGGCCGTATCGCAGCGAGAAGCGCGATGCGGCGCGGGAGGCCACCCGAGCGGCCATCGTGTCCGCGGCGGGCCAGCTGCTGCGGGATGAGGGGTGGCAGAGCTTCTCGCTGGACGCGGTGGCGCGCGCTGCGGGCGTGACTCGCCTTACCGTCTACAACCAGTTCGGTGGCCGTCGCCCGCTGCTGGAGGCGGTGTTCGACGCACAAGCGCTACGCGGCGGCCTGACGGACTTGGTCGCTGCAATGCAGATGTCGGATCCGCGAGCGGCCCTCGTGCGGGTGGTGCGGACGTTCTGCAGGTTCTGGTCGGGGGCCGGACCGATGCACGGGGTCATGGCCGCTGCGATGGCGGACAGCGAGCTCGCTCAGGCCATCGCCCAGCGCAACGAGCGTCGCCGACAGTTGTTGGAAAGACTCGTCGAGCGCATGCCGGACGTCCCCAAGAAGCGCACGCCGGTGCTGGTGGACACGCTGTTCGCCCTCACGAGCTTTGCGTTCTACCAGGAGCTCGCTACGTCACGTCTCGGCGCCGAGAAGGCCTGCGGCACCGTGGTCGATCTCGTGGTCGCCACCCTCGAGCGCGCTACGGGATAG
- a CDS encoding AraC family transcriptional regulator, whose product MTAALSAFYPQPIEHVRAVDPASTVLADVLQTVRVSSVCYGKMELGAPWGVAVEPHEKTSFIAILDGAALLEVDGQPDAIPLGKGDLCVFPHGSGHVLRDALTTEATSLQALIAGCGSDPVRFGGPGPGCTLVGGALELEAASENPVVGILPNLIVSRGEHGRAAPWLEPMLSFMAHELGSERPGGQAVIRLLATVLFVQVARTHLTENLGKESGWLRGLSEPHIASALSLIHQNPEGAWTVATLARRVGMSRSAFADRFTSLVGEPPLHYVTRMRMQQASALLRDGAAVAEAAERAGYGSEAAFSKAFKRWIGQAPGAYRRSTRTAVSV is encoded by the coding sequence ATGACAGCGGCACTCTCGGCTTTCTATCCCCAACCCATCGAACACGTCCGCGCCGTGGATCCCGCGTCCACGGTCTTGGCCGACGTGCTGCAAACCGTGCGGGTCAGCTCCGTGTGCTACGGCAAGATGGAGCTCGGCGCGCCCTGGGGCGTAGCGGTGGAACCCCACGAGAAGACCTCCTTCATCGCCATCCTGGACGGCGCAGCGCTCCTCGAGGTCGATGGTCAGCCCGACGCCATTCCCCTGGGCAAGGGGGACTTGTGCGTCTTCCCTCACGGTAGCGGACACGTGCTCCGGGACGCGCTCACCACCGAGGCCACGTCGCTCCAGGCGCTGATCGCGGGCTGCGGCTCGGATCCGGTGCGCTTCGGCGGCCCCGGCCCGGGCTGCACCCTGGTGGGCGGCGCCCTGGAGCTCGAAGCAGCGAGCGAGAACCCCGTCGTCGGCATCTTGCCGAACCTGATCGTCAGCCGGGGCGAGCACGGTCGCGCCGCCCCCTGGCTCGAGCCCATGTTGAGCTTCATGGCCCACGAGCTCGGCTCCGAGCGTCCGGGCGGGCAAGCCGTGATCCGACTGCTCGCCACCGTGCTGTTCGTGCAAGTGGCGCGCACGCACCTCACGGAGAACTTGGGCAAGGAGTCCGGCTGGCTGCGCGGCTTGAGTGAGCCGCACATCGCTTCGGCGCTGAGCCTGATTCATCAGAACCCAGAGGGCGCGTGGACGGTGGCCACCTTGGCGCGCCGCGTGGGCATGTCGCGCTCCGCCTTCGCGGATCGCTTCACCAGCCTCGTGGGCGAGCCGCCGCTGCACTACGTCACCCGCATGCGCATGCAGCAGGCGTCCGCGCTCTTGCGGGACGGCGCCGCCGTGGCAGAAGCCGCAGAGCGGGCGGGCTACGGCAGCGAAGCGGCCTTCAGCAAGGCGTTCAAGCGCTGGATCGGCCAAGCGCCGGGGGCGTACCGCCGCTCCACGCGCACTGCCGTGAGCGTGTAG
- a CDS encoding M3 family metallopeptidase, whose product MSRSILKGALLLATLSACGGAPTEEPAMPPPSPIATTDKPAAAADAGYEVLLAEWQGPDGGVPPWDKVETRFLEPAVTKGGEMYLAEMRAIGESAEPATFDNTMAAMERAGKPLDRVLTVYSVMSSSMNTPEVQKLSEVIEPKLQEIMDKVHFDAKLFARVKVVYDAREKTELSLEQRRLVEKTYDDFVRRGAQLDAAGKARLGTINQKLAKLFTDFGNRVQADEDTWVTLKKDDLAGLPESLVKSFKAAAEERKADGWVVVNTRSAVEPFLSFSDRRELREKVWRAFVDRGDHGDAHDTNDIIKQIVKLRAERAKLLGYPSHAHWRMSDTMAKDPKKAEALMMRVWPAAVGRVKQEVADMQKLAKKEGQNITIEPWDYRYYMEKVRKQKYALDQNEFKNYFVLENMIQAAYYMAGKLYGYAFEEITGKVPVFHPDVRVYRVTNKKDGSFVGILYRDDFARQYKRSGAWQDTYRTAQKVDGVVHAIASNNNNFVKGAKGEPVLISLEDARTLFHEFGHALHALTNATTYPSMANTPRDFVEFPSQVHENWVLTREILDKYARHVKTGEKMPESLIKKMRAASTFNQGFATVEYLADAILDMQIHTDPSGEIEPDAFEKKALKDIGMPKQIVLRHRLPQFMHLFTSDAYSAGYYSYLWSDVMAADAWHAFEETKDPFDPKTAEKFKNVILATGNAVDRAEAYRQFRGRDPKVEALLENRGFPTK is encoded by the coding sequence ATGTCGCGATCGATCTTGAAAGGCGCCCTCCTCTTGGCAACCCTGAGCGCATGTGGGGGAGCGCCGACAGAGGAGCCCGCCATGCCGCCCCCTTCGCCCATCGCCACCACGGACAAGCCCGCGGCCGCGGCTGACGCGGGGTACGAAGTGCTGCTGGCGGAGTGGCAAGGACCGGATGGCGGCGTGCCGCCGTGGGACAAGGTCGAGACGCGGTTTCTCGAGCCCGCGGTGACGAAGGGCGGCGAGATGTACTTGGCGGAGATGCGCGCCATCGGCGAGAGCGCGGAGCCCGCCACGTTCGACAATACGATGGCCGCGATGGAGCGTGCGGGCAAGCCGCTGGATCGCGTGCTCACGGTGTACTCCGTGATGAGCAGCAGCATGAACACGCCGGAGGTGCAGAAGCTCTCCGAGGTGATCGAGCCGAAGCTCCAAGAGATCATGGACAAGGTGCACTTCGACGCGAAGCTCTTTGCGCGGGTGAAGGTCGTGTACGACGCTCGCGAAAAGACCGAGCTGTCCCTCGAGCAGCGTCGCCTGGTGGAAAAGACGTACGACGACTTCGTGCGCCGCGGGGCGCAGCTGGATGCCGCCGGAAAGGCGCGGCTGGGGACCATCAACCAGAAGCTGGCGAAGCTCTTCACCGACTTCGGCAATCGCGTGCAGGCCGATGAAGACACCTGGGTCACCTTGAAGAAGGACGACCTCGCGGGCCTTCCGGAATCCCTGGTCAAGAGCTTCAAGGCCGCCGCGGAGGAGCGCAAGGCGGACGGTTGGGTGGTGGTGAACACGCGCTCCGCCGTGGAGCCCTTCTTGAGCTTCTCCGACAGGCGGGAGCTGCGCGAGAAGGTCTGGCGCGCCTTCGTGGACCGTGGAGATCACGGCGACGCGCACGACACCAACGACATCATCAAGCAGATCGTGAAGCTCCGAGCGGAGCGCGCCAAGCTCCTTGGCTACCCGAGCCACGCCCACTGGCGCATGAGCGACACCATGGCCAAGGACCCCAAGAAGGCCGAGGCTCTCATGATGCGCGTGTGGCCCGCGGCGGTGGGGCGCGTGAAGCAGGAAGTCGCCGACATGCAGAAGCTGGCCAAGAAGGAAGGCCAGAACATCACCATCGAGCCTTGGGACTATCGCTACTACATGGAGAAGGTTCGGAAGCAGAAGTACGCGCTCGATCAGAACGAGTTCAAGAACTACTTCGTGCTCGAGAACATGATCCAGGCGGCCTACTACATGGCCGGCAAACTGTATGGCTACGCCTTCGAGGAGATCACCGGCAAGGTGCCGGTGTTTCACCCGGACGTGCGGGTGTATCGCGTCACCAACAAGAAGGACGGCAGCTTCGTCGGCATCCTGTATCGAGACGACTTCGCCCGGCAGTACAAGCGCTCCGGCGCCTGGCAGGACACCTACCGCACGGCCCAGAAGGTGGACGGCGTGGTGCACGCCATCGCCTCCAACAACAACAACTTCGTGAAGGGCGCCAAGGGGGAGCCGGTGCTCATCAGCTTGGAGGACGCGCGAACCCTGTTCCACGAGTTCGGCCATGCCCTCCACGCTCTCACCAACGCCACCACGTATCCGTCCATGGCCAACACGCCGCGGGATTTCGTCGAGTTCCCGAGCCAGGTTCACGAGAACTGGGTGCTCACCCGGGAGATCCTCGACAAGTACGCCCGCCACGTGAAAACCGGCGAAAAGATGCCGGAATCCCTGATCAAGAAGATGCGCGCCGCGTCCACCTTCAACCAGGGTTTTGCCACCGTGGAGTACCTGGCGGACGCCATCTTGGACATGCAGATCCACACGGATCCGAGCGGCGAGATCGAGCCCGATGCCTTCGAGAAGAAGGCCTTGAAGGACATCGGCATGCCAAAGCAGATCGTGCTCCGGCACCGCTTGCCGCAGTTCATGCACCTGTTCACTTCCGACGCCTATTCCGCGGGCTACTACAGCTACCTGTGGTCCGACGTGATGGCCGCGGACGCCTGGCACGCCTTCGAGGAAACGAAGGATCCCTTCGACCCGAAGACGGCGGAGAAGTTCAAGAACGTCATCTTGGCCACGGGCAACGCCGTCGATCGCGCCGAGGCCTACCGCCAGTTCCGGGGCCGCGATCCCAAGGTGGAAGCGCTGCTGGAAAACCGCGGGTTTCCCACCAAGTAG
- a CDS encoding polynucleotide kinase-phosphatase, translating into MTIQIPKLSLVVLVGVSGSGKSTFARKHFLPTEVLSSDVCRGLVSDDENDQSATRDAFEVLHYVLAKRLARGLLTVVDATNVQKDARKPLVALAREHHVIPVAVVLSLPTKLCLARNASRPDRTFGARVVAQQQSQLRGSLRTLRREGFRHVTVLSSPEEVDAAVVERVPLWNDKRDQHGPFDIIGDVHGCFAELCALLEKLGYAVRRETASAEPPPGRRVVFLGDLVDRGPATPAVLRLVMNMVAAGHALCVPGNHDVKLMRKLRGKNVQLKHGLAESVAQLEPEPESFKTQVADFIDGLVSHYVLDDGNLVVAHAGMREALQGRGSGGVREFALYGESTGETDEYGLPIRYDWAQEYRGRAMVVYGHTPVPTAEWVNRTICVDTGCVFGGALTALRYPEKEIVEVEAERVYFEPQRPLARVPTAREYPDLLDIADVRGKRIVDTRVHHTVTLREGHTAAALELMSRFAVDPRWLITLPPTMSPSETAPEGPLLERPREAFAYFRRHGVEQVVCEEKHMGSRAVVVVCRSEAAAARRFGVADGRAGVVYTRTGRSFFNEPALERELIQRVQNAVSHAGLWSSLATDWLCLDAELLPWSAKAQALLREQYAAVGSAAGRSLDAASIALAQARARLTGEHAQHLEALQARVAQRRAAAAGFVAAYRQYCWPVSSLEGVKLAPFHLLASESGVHVDRDHVWHMGTLAALAEAEPLFLATEHRVVDLADAQSEARATEWWESLTRGGGEGMVVKPLGLLARGKRGLVQPAIKCRGPEYLRIIYGPEYLLPENLERLRRRGLGTKRALALRELALGIEALYRFVEREPLYRVHECVFGVLALESEPVDPRL; encoded by the coding sequence ATGACGATCCAGATCCCCAAGCTCTCCCTGGTGGTGCTGGTGGGCGTGTCGGGTTCCGGCAAGTCGACCTTCGCGCGGAAGCACTTCCTGCCGACGGAAGTGCTCTCCTCCGACGTCTGCCGCGGGCTCGTCTCGGATGACGAGAACGACCAGAGTGCGACACGCGATGCGTTCGAAGTGTTGCACTACGTCCTGGCCAAGCGCCTCGCGCGGGGTCTGCTCACCGTGGTGGACGCCACCAACGTCCAGAAGGACGCTCGAAAGCCGCTGGTGGCGCTGGCGCGGGAACATCACGTCATCCCCGTGGCCGTCGTCTTGAGTCTGCCCACGAAGCTGTGCCTGGCGCGCAACGCGTCGCGTCCGGATCGCACCTTTGGCGCGCGCGTCGTCGCGCAGCAGCAGAGCCAGCTGCGCGGTTCCCTGCGAACGCTACGTCGCGAGGGCTTCCGTCACGTGACGGTGCTGTCCAGCCCGGAAGAGGTCGACGCAGCGGTCGTCGAGCGGGTGCCGTTGTGGAACGACAAGCGCGACCAGCACGGCCCCTTCGACATCATCGGTGACGTGCACGGCTGCTTCGCGGAGCTGTGCGCGCTGCTGGAGAAGCTCGGCTACGCGGTGCGCCGCGAGACCGCCAGCGCCGAGCCGCCGCCGGGGCGCAGGGTGGTGTTCCTGGGGGACTTGGTGGACCGCGGTCCCGCCACGCCCGCCGTGCTGCGCTTGGTGATGAACATGGTCGCTGCGGGCCACGCTTTGTGCGTTCCGGGCAACCACGACGTCAAGCTGATGCGCAAGCTGCGCGGCAAGAACGTTCAGCTCAAGCACGGCCTGGCCGAGTCCGTGGCGCAGCTCGAGCCCGAGCCCGAGAGCTTCAAGACGCAAGTGGCCGACTTCATCGACGGTCTGGTGAGCCACTACGTGCTCGACGACGGCAACCTCGTGGTCGCCCACGCCGGCATGCGTGAAGCGCTGCAGGGTCGCGGCTCCGGTGGCGTGCGCGAGTTTGCGCTGTACGGCGAGAGCACCGGAGAAACGGACGAATACGGTCTGCCGATCCGCTACGACTGGGCTCAGGAGTACCGAGGCCGCGCCATGGTGGTGTACGGCCACACACCCGTCCCCACGGCGGAGTGGGTCAACCGCACGATCTGCGTCGACACCGGCTGCGTGTTCGGTGGCGCTCTCACGGCGCTTCGCTATCCGGAGAAGGAGATCGTGGAGGTGGAAGCGGAGCGGGTGTACTTCGAGCCCCAGAGGCCGCTCGCGCGCGTCCCCACTGCGCGCGAATACCCGGATCTCTTGGACATCGCCGACGTCCGTGGCAAGCGCATCGTCGACACGCGCGTCCACCACACCGTCACTTTGCGCGAGGGCCACACGGCGGCCGCGCTGGAGCTGATGAGTCGCTTTGCGGTCGATCCGCGCTGGCTGATCACCCTGCCGCCCACCATGTCGCCCTCGGAGACGGCTCCGGAGGGGCCGCTCCTCGAGCGGCCGCGGGAGGCCTTCGCCTATTTCCGGCGCCACGGGGTGGAGCAGGTGGTGTGCGAGGAGAAGCACATGGGCTCCCGCGCAGTGGTGGTCGTGTGTCGGAGCGAAGCCGCGGCGGCGCGCCGCTTCGGTGTCGCCGACGGCCGCGCGGGCGTGGTGTACACGCGCACCGGTCGTTCGTTCTTCAACGAGCCCGCGTTGGAGCGTGAGCTGATCCAGCGCGTCCAGAACGCCGTCAGCCACGCGGGTCTGTGGTCGAGCCTGGCCACGGACTGGCTGTGTCTGGATGCCGAGCTGCTGCCGTGGTCGGCCAAGGCGCAGGCGCTCCTGCGCGAGCAGTACGCAGCCGTGGGCTCTGCCGCTGGTCGATCTCTCGACGCCGCGAGCATCGCGCTGGCCCAGGCGCGCGCACGTCTGACCGGCGAGCACGCCCAGCACCTCGAAGCCCTCCAAGCGCGGGTTGCCCAGCGAAGGGCGGCCGCCGCCGGCTTCGTGGCGGCGTATCGGCAGTACTGCTGGCCCGTGTCGTCCCTCGAAGGCGTGAAGCTCGCGCCCTTCCACCTGCTCGCCAGCGAGAGCGGCGTGCACGTGGACCGCGACCACGTGTGGCACATGGGTACCCTCGCCGCCCTCGCGGAAGCGGAGCCGTTGTTCTTGGCGACGGAGCATCGGGTCGTAGATTTGGCAGACGCGCAGAGCGAAGCCCGAGCCACGGAGTGGTGGGAGTCGCTCACGCGCGGAGGTGGCGAAGGCATGGTGGTGAAGCCGCTGGGCCTCCTCGCGCGTGGCAAGCGCGGCCTGGTGCAGCCGGCCATCAAGTGCCGGGGTCCCGAGTACCTCCGCATCATCTACGGTCCGGAGTACCTGCTGCCGGAGAACCTCGAGCGCTTGCGCCGCCGCGGCCTTGGCACCAAGCGCGCCCTCGCGCTCCGGGAGCTGGCTCTCGGCATCGAGGCGCTCTACCGGTTCGTGGAGCGCGAGCCCCTGTATCGCGTGCACGAATGCGTTTTCGGAGTGCTCGCCCTCGAAAGCGAGCCCGTGGACCCGAGGTTGTGA
- a CDS encoding TetR/AcrR family transcriptional regulator: MPRPRFERAAPEKRNALLEVATQEFAEHGYDGASINRILAGAGLSKGAFYYYFDDKADLAAAVIAKAGAAWIASLTALPIPSSADQFWNEMEQLNARATAELEGSPVRGDLLARLSVALARNPDLVDRLGPFMKEVREHLTALYRRGQELGAVRSDIDVEALMTILQGAKLAVGLAMLPADRVPTSEELARFKNVNFDCMRRLAAAPGLSTRPAAREEKAT, encoded by the coding sequence ATGCCCCGTCCCCGATTCGAACGTGCTGCCCCGGAGAAACGCAACGCCCTCTTGGAGGTGGCCACTCAGGAGTTCGCCGAGCATGGCTACGACGGTGCGTCCATCAATCGCATCCTGGCCGGGGCCGGCCTGAGCAAGGGCGCGTTCTACTACTACTTCGACGACAAGGCGGATCTCGCTGCGGCCGTGATCGCCAAGGCGGGGGCCGCGTGGATCGCCAGCCTCACCGCACTCCCCATCCCATCGTCCGCCGACCAGTTCTGGAACGAGATGGAGCAGCTCAACGCGCGCGCGACCGCAGAGCTGGAAGGATCTCCGGTGCGTGGAGATCTACTGGCGCGCCTCAGCGTCGCCCTCGCTCGCAACCCCGACCTCGTGGATCGCCTCGGTCCCTTCATGAAGGAAGTGCGGGAGCATCTGACCGCGCTCTATCGCCGAGGGCAGGAGCTCGGAGCCGTTCGTTCGGACATCGACGTGGAGGCGCTCATGACGATCCTGCAAGGGGCCAAGCTGGCGGTCGGTCTCGCCATGTTGCCAGCTGATCGAGTGCCCACGTCGGAAGAGCTCGCGCGCTTCAAGAACGTCAACTTCGATTGCATGCGCCGCCTGGCCGCCGCGCCGGGCCTATCCACCCGCCCAGCAGCTCGTGAGGAGAAAGCAACATGA